The following coding sequences lie in one Mesorhizobium sp. DCY119 genomic window:
- the coaBC gene encoding bifunctional phosphopantothenoylcysteine decarboxylase/phosphopantothenate--cysteine ligase CoaBC — MTLSGKRILLIIGGGIAAYKSLDLIRRLRERGAAVRCIMTEAAQQFVTPLSVGALSADHVFTDLFDRQAEHDIGHIRLSREADLVVVAPATADLMAKIANGLANDLASTALLATDKRVLMAPAMNPKMWAHPATRRNRATLEKDGIAFIGPNRGEMAESAEAGEGRMAEPLEIVAAVEAFFDTSAKPLSGRKIIVTSGPTHEPIDPVRYIANRSSGKQGHAIAAALAKLGADVRLVSGPVTLADPAGVKTVHVESAREMQDAVEQLLPADGAVFVAAVADWRTADSAGEKIKKVAGEGPPALKMVENPDILAGVGHHKKRPYLVVGFAAETQDVVRNAQAKLKKKGADFIVANDVSHEGGVMGGDRNRVKIVSSAGVEEWPEMGKDEVASRLAALIAERLKTIEV; from the coding sequence ATGACCCTCTCCGGCAAGCGCATACTGCTCATCATCGGCGGCGGCATCGCGGCCTACAAGTCGCTGGATCTCATCCGCCGCCTGCGCGAGCGCGGTGCGGCGGTGCGCTGCATCATGACCGAGGCGGCGCAGCAATTCGTCACGCCGCTTTCGGTCGGCGCGCTTTCGGCCGATCATGTCTTCACCGACCTGTTCGACCGGCAGGCCGAGCACGATATCGGCCATATCCGCCTGTCGCGCGAGGCTGATCTGGTGGTCGTAGCCCCAGCCACCGCCGACTTGATGGCCAAGATCGCCAACGGACTTGCCAACGACCTCGCATCCACAGCACTTCTCGCCACCGACAAACGCGTGCTGATGGCGCCGGCGATGAACCCGAAAATGTGGGCGCATCCGGCGACGCGGCGCAACCGCGCAACGCTGGAAAAGGACGGCATTGCTTTCATCGGTCCGAACCGCGGCGAGATGGCCGAAAGCGCCGAGGCTGGCGAGGGCCGCATGGCCGAACCGCTGGAGATCGTGGCTGCGGTCGAAGCCTTTTTCGACACCAGCGCCAAGCCGCTTTCGGGCCGAAAGATCATCGTCACCTCCGGCCCGACGCATGAGCCGATCGACCCGGTGCGCTACATCGCCAATCGTTCTTCGGGCAAGCAGGGGCACGCCATTGCTGCCGCCCTTGCCAAGCTCGGAGCTGACGTGCGCTTGGTATCCGGTCCTGTGACGCTTGCCGACCCAGCCGGCGTCAAGACCGTTCATGTCGAAAGCGCCCGCGAAATGCAGGACGCCGTCGAGCAGTTGCTGCCGGCCGACGGCGCGGTCTTCGTTGCGGCGGTTGCCGATTGGCGCACGGCGGATTCCGCCGGCGAGAAGATCAAGAAGGTGGCCGGTGAGGGGCCGCCTGCGCTGAAGATGGTCGAAAACCCCGACATTCTGGCCGGCGTCGGCCATCACAAGAAGCGGCCCTATCTGGTCGTCGGCTTTGCCGCCGAGACGCAGGACGTGGTCAGGAATGCGCAGGCCAAGCTGAAGAAGAAGGGCGCCGACTTCATCGTCGCCAATGATGTTTCGCATGAGGGCGGCGTCATGGGCGGCGACCGCAACCGGGTGAAGATCGTTTCCAGCGCCGGCGTTGAGGAATGGCCCGAAATGGGCAAGGACGAAGTAGCAAGCAGGCTCGCTGCACTGATCGCCGAACGCCTCAAGACGATCGAGGTCTGA
- a CDS encoding type II toxin-antitoxin system VapC family toxin, translated as MSGFVIDTSAIIAILLREHDADHFRLYLDQQLSPMISVATLHEAYCVSTRESFPQKARQVDDLLALVEPEMIAFDLDQLIVARRAYSRYGRGSGHKANLNMGDCFSYALARTRNLPLLFKGDDFLHTDIEPALKPAPTAGKA; from the coding sequence TTGAGCGGCTTTGTCATCGATACGTCCGCGATTATCGCAATTCTGCTGAGGGAGCATGACGCTGACCATTTCAGGCTCTATCTGGATCAACAGTTGTCGCCGATGATCAGCGTGGCGACGTTGCACGAAGCCTATTGCGTTTCGACACGTGAAAGCTTTCCGCAAAAGGCGCGACAGGTCGACGATCTGCTTGCCTTGGTAGAACCTGAAATGATCGCTTTCGATCTCGATCAACTGATCGTGGCCCGCCGCGCTTATTCACGCTATGGCCGTGGCTCCGGCCACAAGGCAAATCTCAACATGGGCGACTGCTTTTCCTACGCGCTTGCCAGGACGCGGAACCTGCCGCTGCTTTTCAAGGGCGACGATTTCCTCCATACCGACATCGAGCCGGCATTGAAGCCTGCTCCAACGGCAGGCAAGGCATGA
- the ubiB gene encoding 2-polyprenylphenol 6-hydroxylase has product MSSLSAAFRLARAGWILTREGVVAALPGEELSGPPKFGWRMAKLLTRRRAKKRQRSERLAGAVARLGPSYVKLGQFLATRPDVVGNDIALDLALLQDRMHTFPREQAVHAIEGSLGRPVGELFRELGEPVAAASIAQVHAAEVEREGVVSKVAVKVIRPGVRKAFAHDLESFFLAARLHERYIPSSRRLRPVDVTETLAQTTKIEMDLRLEAAALSEIGENTQGDPGFRVPHVDWERTGRDVLTMEWVDGIKMSDVEGLRAAGHDLPLIAANLIQSFLRHTLRDGFFHADMHPGNLFVEANGTIVAVDLGIAGRLGKKERHFLAEILYGFITRDYLRVAEVHFEAGYVPRKHNVAAFAQAIRAIGEPIHGQPAETISMAKLLTLLFEVTELFDMAARPELVLLQKTMVVVEGVARTLDPAFNMWKTAEPVVGNWIASNLGPRGMLTDARDGVKALLSLARQAPDFAARTERLSREIDKMAEHGLRFDDETAKAIGKAEARHTRSGRVALWVIALTLVWIAWKLL; this is encoded by the coding sequence ATGAGTTCGCTCAGTGCCGCATTCCGGCTCGCCAGGGCCGGCTGGATTCTGACGCGCGAGGGCGTCGTCGCAGCATTGCCGGGCGAGGAGCTTTCGGGGCCGCCGAAATTCGGCTGGCGCATGGCCAAGCTGCTGACGCGCCGCCGCGCCAAGAAGCGCCAGCGCTCGGAGCGGCTGGCCGGCGCTGTTGCGCGGCTCGGCCCTTCCTACGTGAAACTCGGCCAGTTCCTGGCAACGCGCCCGGATGTGGTCGGCAACGATATCGCGCTTGATCTCGCCCTGCTGCAGGACCGGATGCACACCTTTCCGCGCGAGCAGGCGGTGCATGCCATCGAAGGTTCGCTCGGCCGTCCGGTGGGTGAGCTGTTCCGCGAACTCGGCGAGCCGGTGGCGGCGGCGTCGATCGCGCAGGTCCATGCGGCCGAGGTCGAGCGCGAGGGTGTTGTTTCGAAGGTCGCGGTCAAGGTCATACGCCCCGGCGTGCGCAAGGCCTTTGCCCACGATCTCGAAAGCTTCTTCCTCGCCGCAAGGCTGCACGAGCGCTACATCCCGTCGAGCCGGCGTCTGCGGCCGGTCGATGTCACCGAAACGCTGGCCCAGACCACCAAGATCGAGATGGATCTGCGGCTCGAGGCTGCGGCCCTGTCGGAAATCGGCGAGAACACGCAAGGTGATCCGGGGTTTCGCGTGCCGCATGTCGACTGGGAGCGCACCGGCCGCGACGTGCTGACCATGGAATGGGTCGACGGCATCAAGATGAGCGATGTCGAGGGCCTGCGTGCCGCCGGCCACGACCTGCCGCTCATTGCCGCGAACCTCATCCAGTCCTTCCTGCGCCACACGCTGCGCGACGGCTTCTTCCATGCCGACATGCATCCGGGAAACCTGTTCGTCGAGGCCAATGGCACCATCGTCGCCGTCGACCTTGGCATCGCCGGCCGGCTCGGCAAGAAGGAGCGGCATTTCCTCGCCGAAATCCTCTACGGCTTCATCACGCGCGACTATCTGCGCGTGGCCGAAGTTCATTTCGAGGCAGGCTACGTGCCGCGCAAGCACAATGTCGCCGCCTTCGCCCAGGCTATCCGCGCCATCGGCGAGCCGATCCATGGCCAGCCGGCCGAGACCATTTCCATGGCCAAGCTGCTGACGTTGTTGTTCGAGGTGACGGAACTGTTCGACATGGCGGCCCGCCCCGAACTGGTGCTGCTGCAAAAGACTATGGTGGTGGTGGAGGGCGTCGCCCGCACGCTCGATCCCGCCTTCAACATGTGGAAGACGGCCGAACCCGTGGTCGGCAACTGGATCGCCAGCAATCTCGGCCCGCGCGGCATGCTGACCGACGCGCGCGATGGCGTGAAGGCGCTGCTGTCGCTGGCCCGCCAGGCGCCGGACTTCGCCGCCCGCACCGAGCGCCTGTCGCGCGAGATCGACAAGATGGCCGAGCACGGCCTGCGCTTCGACGACGAGACAGCGAAGGCCATCGGCAAGGCCGAAGCGCGGCATACGCGTTCCGGCCGCGTGGCGCTGTGGGTGATCGCGCTGACGCTGGTGTGGATCGCGTGGAAGCTGCTCTAG
- the ubiE gene encoding bifunctional demethylmenaquinone methyltransferase/2-methoxy-6-polyprenyl-1,4-benzoquinol methylase UbiE, whose amino-acid sequence MSEHRTTAAGGMETSYGFKEVGQGDKQSLVNDVFHRVASRYDLMNDLMSGGLHRLWKDGLVSWLNPPKRPGWKVLDVAGGTGDVAFRIIDASQGQAHATVLDINGSMLGVGKERAEKRGSAANTDFVEANAEELPFADETFDAYTIAFGIRNVPRIDVALSEAFRVLKPGGRFLCLEFSEVDMPVLDKVYEAWSFNAIPRIGQVVTGDGEPYAYLVESIRKFPNQANFSAMISHAGFGRVSFRNYSGGIAALHSGWKL is encoded by the coding sequence ATGTCAGAACATCGCACAACGGCAGCCGGCGGCATGGAAACCTCCTACGGTTTCAAGGAGGTCGGCCAGGGCGACAAGCAAAGCCTTGTCAACGACGTGTTCCACCGCGTCGCCAGCCGCTATGACCTGATGAACGACCTGATGTCCGGCGGCCTGCATCGCCTGTGGAAAGACGGCCTGGTGTCGTGGCTCAACCCGCCGAAGCGGCCGGGCTGGAAAGTGCTGGACGTTGCCGGGGGCACCGGCGATGTTGCGTTCCGCATCATCGACGCCTCGCAGGGGCAGGCGCATGCGACCGTGCTAGACATCAACGGCTCGATGCTCGGCGTCGGAAAGGAGCGCGCAGAAAAGCGGGGCTCGGCTGCCAACACCGATTTCGTCGAGGCCAATGCCGAGGAACTGCCCTTCGCCGACGAGACTTTCGACGCCTATACGATCGCCTTCGGCATCCGCAATGTGCCGCGCATCGACGTGGCGCTGTCCGAGGCATTCCGGGTGCTGAAGCCGGGCGGGCGCTTCCTGTGCCTGGAATTTTCGGAAGTCGACATGCCTGTGCTCGACAAGGTCTATGAGGCATGGTCGTTCAACGCCATTCCGCGCATCGGCCAGGTCGTCACCGGTGACGGCGAGCCCTATGCCTATCTCGTCGAATCGATCCGCAAATTCCCCAATCAGGCGAATTTTTCAGCGATGATTTCGCACGCCGGCTTTGGCCGCGTGTCGTTCCGCAACTATTCCGGCGGCATCGCCGCCCTTCATTCGGGCTGGAAGCTTTGA
- a CDS encoding adenosine deaminase yields MPLKAELHCHIEGAAAPELVLKQAQKYGKDVSAIIKDGSFVWHDFTSFLAAYDVASDLFRTEEDYARLADHYLTSLARDGAIYSEIFTSPDHAVKAGLSPQAYTNALGEGMMRARDKTGIEGRMIVTGVRHVGVDSIEAAARFAAKCGHPLVTGFGVAGDERQGEFEDYVRAFEIAREAGLGITIHAGEFGGWESVKAALDHIRPSRIGHGVRAIENPDLVKRIADEGVVLECCPGSNIALKVFDSFETHPFLALQAAGCKVTLNSDDPPYFWTTLKREYDIAATHFGMDDKALTAVTKTAIEAAFVDRKTKTALLAKLNGAKR; encoded by the coding sequence ATGCCATTGAAAGCGGAACTTCACTGCCACATCGAAGGTGCGGCAGCGCCGGAACTCGTGCTGAAGCAAGCGCAGAAATACGGCAAGGATGTTTCCGCCATCATCAAGGACGGCTCCTTCGTCTGGCACGACTTCACCAGCTTTCTCGCCGCTTATGATGTCGCCTCCGACCTGTTCCGCACCGAGGAGGACTATGCGCGGCTGGCCGACCATTATCTGACCAGCCTGGCGCGCGACGGCGCTATCTACTCCGAAATCTTCACCTCGCCCGATCATGCCGTCAAAGCCGGCCTGTCGCCGCAGGCCTACACCAACGCGCTGGGCGAAGGCATGATGCGCGCCCGCGACAAGACCGGCATCGAAGGCCGCATGATCGTGACCGGCGTGCGCCATGTCGGGGTCGATTCGATCGAGGCGGCGGCGCGCTTCGCGGCGAAATGCGGCCATCCGCTGGTCACCGGCTTCGGTGTCGCCGGCGACGAGCGGCAGGGCGAGTTCGAGGATTATGTGCGCGCCTTCGAGATAGCACGCGAGGCAGGCCTCGGCATCACCATCCATGCCGGCGAATTCGGTGGCTGGGAAAGCGTGAAGGCGGCACTCGACCACATCCGCCCTTCCCGCATCGGCCACGGCGTGCGTGCCATCGAGAACCCCGACCTGGTCAAGCGCATTGCCGACGAGGGCGTTGTGCTGGAATGCTGCCCCGGCTCCAACATCGCGCTGAAGGTGTTCGACAGTTTCGAGACCCACCCGTTCCTGGCGCTGCAGGCGGCCGGCTGCAAGGTCACGCTCAATTCCGACGACCCGCCCTATTTCTGGACGACGCTGAAGCGCGAATACGACATTGCCGCCACCCATTTCGGCATGGACGACAAGGCGCTGACGGCAGTGACGAAGACGGCGATCGAGGCTGCCTTCGTCGATCGCAAGACCAAGACGGCGCTTTTGGCGAAACTCAACGGTGCAAAGCGCTGA
- the upp gene encoding uracil phosphoribosyltransferase — translation MGVTVVDHPLVQHKLTIMRDKETSTASFRRLLREISLLLGYEVTRDLELTTKTIETPIETMEAPTLEGKKLVFASVLRAGNGLLEGLLDLVPAARVAHIGLYRDHETLEAVEYFFKAPSDLGDRLVIVVDPMLATANSATAAIDKLKERGATNIRFLCLLAAPEGIERFTKAHPDVPVYTAAIDRQLNEKGYIIPGLGDAGDRLYGTK, via the coding sequence ATGGGCGTGACCGTCGTCGACCATCCGCTTGTCCAGCACAAGCTCACCATCATGCGCGACAAGGAAACGTCTACGGCGAGCTTCCGGCGGCTGCTGCGCGAAATCTCGCTGCTGCTCGGCTATGAGGTGACGCGCGACCTCGAACTGACCACCAAGACGATCGAAACGCCGATCGAGACGATGGAGGCGCCGACGCTGGAAGGCAAGAAGCTCGTATTCGCCTCGGTGCTGCGCGCCGGCAACGGCCTGCTAGAAGGCCTGCTCGACCTCGTGCCCGCCGCCCGCGTCGCCCATATCGGCCTCTACCGCGACCACGAGACGCTGGAAGCGGTGGAATATTTCTTCAAGGCGCCGAGCGATCTCGGCGACCGCCTCGTCATCGTCGTCGACCCGATGCTGGCGACCGCCAATTCGGCGACGGCGGCAATCGACAAGCTGAAGGAGCGCGGCGCGACCAATATCCGCTTCCTGTGCCTGCTTGCCGCCCCGGAAGGCATCGAGCGCTTCACCAAGGCGCATCCGGACGTGCCTGTCTACACCGCCGCGATCGACCGCCAGCTCAACGAGAAGGGCTATATCATTCCCGGACTGGGCGATGCCGGCGACCGGCTCTACGGCACGAAGTAG
- a CDS encoding lysozyme inhibitor LprI family protein has protein sequence MKRLVPLALLTTIFVVTPAFADDVYDKCIDASDGTNPAWGQCGGEWVDRADKALNAAWKELRSSVDGDTAKALVDEQRAWNDFKEKSCLFYANGDYGREGQVLSYPICRAGVIEARTKDLKSYMSGEGGN, from the coding sequence ATGAAACGGCTGGTGCCGCTGGCGCTGCTCACCACGATATTCGTCGTCACGCCGGCATTCGCCGACGATGTCTACGACAAATGCATCGACGCCAGCGACGGCACCAACCCGGCCTGGGGCCAATGCGGCGGCGAATGGGTGGACCGCGCCGACAAAGCGCTGAACGCCGCATGGAAGGAACTGCGCTCCTCCGTTGACGGCGACACTGCGAAAGCACTTGTCGACGAACAGCGGGCCTGGAACGACTTCAAGGAAAAGTCCTGCCTGTTCTACGCAAATGGCGATTATGGACGGGAGGGCCAGGTTCTGAGCTATCCCATCTGCCGGGCCGGTGTGATCGAAGCGAGAACCAAGGACCTCAAATCCTACATGTCCGGCGAAGGCGGTAACTGA
- a CDS encoding TIGR02281 family clan AA aspartic protease — translation MLRQVIIFSVCAVVAASLPGLYQAHRETILGVLKPERGTVSQPVAAVVPAKPQAPSFADDLSGRKVRLAADQRGHFSADFRLNGRMVTGMIDTGATAVAINRSTARRIGISLQQSDFSQQVDTANGRTGAAVVIIDRLEIGRISVDKVPALVLEDKALNGTLIGMSFLSRLGKYQVENGSLLLVQ, via the coding sequence ATGCTGCGTCAGGTGATCATATTTTCGGTTTGCGCCGTGGTGGCGGCCTCACTTCCCGGCCTTTACCAAGCCCATCGCGAAACGATCCTCGGTGTTCTGAAACCCGAGCGGGGAACGGTCTCTCAGCCCGTGGCGGCAGTTGTTCCGGCAAAGCCGCAAGCCCCGTCATTCGCCGACGATCTGTCCGGCCGCAAGGTGCGGCTCGCCGCCGATCAGCGCGGCCATTTCAGCGCCGATTTCCGGCTCAACGGCCGTATGGTCACGGGGATGATCGACACCGGCGCCACCGCCGTTGCGATCAACCGCTCGACGGCGCGGCGCATCGGCATATCGCTTCAGCAATCGGATTTCTCGCAGCAGGTCGATACGGCCAACGGCAGGACGGGTGCTGCCGTCGTCATCATCGACAGGCTGGAGATCGGCCGGATTTCCGTCGACAAGGTTCCGGCGCTGGTGCTGGAAGACAAGGCGCTCAACGGCACGCTGATCGGCATGAGTTTTCTCAGCCGGCTCGGCAAATACCAGGTCGAGAACGGTTCGCTGCTGCTGGTGCAGTAA